In Persicimonas caeni, a single window of DNA contains:
- a CDS encoding DmpA family aminopeptidase, with protein sequence MEDGSSKRRRLRDLGITIGDFQTGPLNAITDVEGVAVGHKTLIEGDPEDVATGVVRTGVTAILPQQGDLFMNRVVGGAFVLNGAGELSGLVQVLEWGLIETPILLTNTLSVGIVAQGAIQYLLERFPDIRNEHDVLIPLVGECDDSFLNDIAGPHVQIEHVYEALDNASAGPVEEGGVGAGTGMVSFDLKGGIGTSSRCVPEGGDTYTLGVLVLNNFGRIRDLRVDGVPVGRELEPWLEGLAKRVSLHGSIISVLATDAPLSTHQLTRLCKRVALGLGRTGSYAAHGSGEIILAFSTANRVPRSSEPRLLHFSQLSNQWMDPLYQAAIECTEEAVLNSLCMAEEMVGVDHHLVRALPARRVVEIFEKYRGEATH encoded by the coding sequence ATGGAAGACGGAAGCTCGAAACGCCGCCGACTGAGAGACCTCGGGATCACCATCGGGGACTTCCAGACCGGCCCGCTCAACGCCATCACCGACGTCGAAGGGGTCGCCGTCGGCCACAAAACCCTCATCGAGGGCGACCCCGAGGACGTCGCCACCGGCGTGGTGCGCACGGGCGTGACCGCCATTCTCCCCCAACAAGGCGACCTGTTCATGAACCGGGTCGTCGGGGGCGCCTTTGTGCTCAACGGCGCCGGGGAGTTGTCGGGCCTTGTCCAGGTGCTCGAGTGGGGGCTGATCGAGACGCCGATCTTGCTGACCAACACCTTGTCGGTCGGGATTGTCGCCCAGGGCGCCATTCAATACCTGCTCGAGCGCTTTCCCGACATCCGCAACGAACACGACGTGCTCATCCCGCTCGTCGGTGAGTGCGACGACTCGTTCCTCAACGACATCGCCGGCCCGCACGTCCAGATCGAGCACGTCTACGAGGCGCTCGATAACGCCAGCGCCGGCCCTGTCGAAGAAGGCGGCGTCGGCGCCGGCACCGGGATGGTTTCCTTCGATTTGAAAGGAGGCATCGGCACGTCGTCTCGGTGTGTCCCCGAAGGCGGCGACACGTACACCCTCGGGGTGCTTGTGCTCAATAATTTCGGGCGCATCCGCGATCTGCGCGTCGACGGGGTCCCCGTCGGACGAGAGCTCGAGCCATGGCTCGAAGGTCTGGCCAAGCGCGTCAGCCTACACGGAAGCATCATCAGCGTACTCGCCACCGACGCGCCGCTGAGCACCCACCAGTTGACCCGTTTGTGCAAACGCGTGGCGCTGGGACTCGGGCGCACCGGCTCGTACGCCGCCCACGGCTCGGGCGAGATCATCCTCGCCTTTTCGACTGCCAACCGCGTGCCGCGCTCCTCCGAGCCGCGTCTGCTCCACTTCTCGCAACTGTCCAATCAGTGGATGGACCCCTTGTATCAGGCGGCGATCGAGTGCACCGAAGAGGCGGTGCTCAACTCGCTTTGCATGGCCGAGGAGATGGTCGGCGTCGACCACCACCTGGTGCGCGCCCTCCCCGCCCGACGTGTGGTCGAAATCTTCGAGAAGTACCGCGGTGAGGCGACGCACTAA
- a CDS encoding purine-nucleoside phosphorylase has translation MTTELYDQAKASAQWIQERIPETPEIALILGSGLGGLCDDFDDAVALEYSDVPGFAESAVEGHEGRLVYGKLAGKPVLAMQGRVHYYEGWSLTELTFPVRVFGLMGIDNLLVTNSAGGANPDYVPGDLMVITDHINLTGVNPLRGANEDRFGPRFPDMSYAYNPQIRETILSAANDLGYELKQGVYAGMAGPSYETPAEIRMIHTLGGDAVGMSTVPEVIVANHMGMNVGGISCITNLAAGLGTEKLDHEEVKEVAAMVREKFSALVCKTVEML, from the coding sequence ATGACTACCGAACTCTACGACCAAGCCAAAGCCAGCGCCCAGTGGATCCAAGAGCGCATCCCCGAGACCCCCGAGATCGCCCTGATCTTGGGCAGCGGTCTGGGCGGCCTGTGTGACGACTTCGACGACGCCGTCGCCCTCGAGTACAGCGACGTTCCCGGCTTTGCCGAGTCGGCCGTCGAGGGCCACGAGGGGCGGCTGGTCTACGGCAAGCTCGCCGGCAAGCCCGTGCTCGCCATGCAGGGGCGCGTGCACTACTACGAGGGTTGGTCGCTCACCGAGCTGACCTTCCCGGTGCGCGTGTTCGGCCTGATGGGCATCGACAACCTGTTGGTGACCAACTCGGCGGGCGGGGCGAACCCCGACTATGTGCCCGGCGACCTGATGGTGATCACCGACCACATCAACCTGACCGGCGTCAACCCGCTGCGCGGGGCCAACGAAGACCGCTTCGGGCCGCGCTTTCCGGACATGAGCTACGCCTACAACCCCCAGATCCGCGAGACGATCCTCTCGGCGGCCAACGATCTCGGCTACGAGCTCAAGCAGGGCGTCTACGCCGGCATGGCCGGCCCCAGCTACGAGACCCCGGCCGAAATCCGCATGATCCACACCCTGGGCGGCGACGCCGTGGGCATGTCGACCGTGCCCGAGGTCATCGTGGCCAACCACATGGGCATGAACGTGGGCGGCATCAGCTGCATCACCAACCTCGCCGCCGGTCTGGGCACCGAGAAGCTCGACCACGAAGAGGTCAAAGAGGTCGCCGCGATGGTGCGTGAGAAGTTTTCGGCCCTGGTCTGCAAGACGGTCGAGATGCTTTGA
- a CDS encoding thrombospondin type 3 repeat-containing protein, which yields MPTATARSTRSTIARTWPTPTRADSDGDGLGDACDDTDNNANNNNNGGDSDGDGVDDDADNCPDQYNPNQEDADADGIGDACDPDIDRDGDGVADDSDNCPDTNNPGQYRHRR from the coding sequence ATACCGACGGCGACGGCGCGCTCGACCCGGTCGACAATTGCCCGGACGTGGCCAACCCCGACCAGGGCTGACTCCGACGGTGACGGGCTGGGCGACGCGTGCGACGACACCGACAACAACGCCAACAATAACAACAACGGCGGTGATTCGGACGGCGACGGCGTCGACGACGATGCCGACAATTGCCCCGACCAGTACAACCCGAACCAGGAAGACGCCGACGCCGACGGCATCGGTGATGCCTGCGATCCGGACATCGACCGCGACGGCGACGGCGTGGCCGACGACTCGGACAACTGCCCCGACACCAACAACCCGGGCCAGTATCGACACCGACGGTGA
- a CDS encoding fatty acid desaturase has translation MFSRSKKAMLAIEWIWLLIGTAAVFVHMMETWATPFLPMLWMVGVLVLFVGYRFGMALRDHYAPEIDEPQLQAEPTANASGPIRYDREGAKGMVSTTDWVPPHIRGRRRREKAEQARQAEQAEAAGKLELPSGSGQFDGAEVATVFAEVDEETDPLATHIVDLRPETEADITDNEIVIPSFAESTMTINEREYALRAMTRRRPAEVETRQGETGQGETGQVETGQGDTMEADRTHELGAGGPEDEATEVDKTHELDIAADADKTHELTANPKGSATKEAK, from the coding sequence ATGTTCTCGAGAAGCAAAAAGGCGATGTTGGCCATCGAGTGGATCTGGCTGCTCATCGGCACCGCCGCGGTCTTCGTGCATATGATGGAGACCTGGGCGACGCCCTTTTTGCCGATGTTGTGGATGGTGGGCGTGCTCGTGCTGTTCGTGGGCTATCGTTTTGGGATGGCGCTGCGCGATCACTACGCCCCCGAGATCGACGAGCCACAGCTGCAAGCCGAGCCGACGGCCAACGCCTCGGGCCCGATTCGCTACGACCGCGAGGGCGCCAAGGGGATGGTCTCGACCACCGACTGGGTCCCGCCGCATATCCGTGGCCGGCGACGGCGCGAGAAGGCCGAGCAGGCCAGGCAGGCCGAGCAGGCGGAGGCAGCCGGCAAACTCGAACTCCCCTCGGGCAGCGGCCAATTTGACGGCGCCGAGGTCGCCACGGTCTTCGCCGAGGTCGACGAGGAGACCGACCCGTTGGCGACTCATATCGTCGACCTGCGCCCGGAAACCGAGGCCGATATCACCGACAACGAGATCGTGATCCCGTCGTTCGCCGAGAGCACGATGACGATCAACGAGCGCGAGTACGCCCTGCGGGCGATGACGCGGCGTCGACCAGCCGAGGTCGAAACCAGGCAGGGCGAAACCGGGCAGGGCGAAACCGGGCAGGTCGAAACCGGGCAGGGCGACACGATGGAGGCCGACAGGACCCACGAGTTGGGCGCCGGCGGACCGGAAGATGAAGCGACCGAAGTCGACAAGACCCACGAGCTCGATATCGCCGCCGACGCCGACAAGACGCACGAACTCACGGCGAACCCCAAAGGCTCGGCCACAAAGGAGGCGAAGTGA
- a CDS encoding thrombospondin type 3 repeat-containing protein, whose product MTARGDACDDDDDGDTILDGSDNCPGVAQPPTS is encoded by the coding sequence GTGACGGCCAGGGGCGACGCCTGCGACGACGACGACGACGGCGACACGATCCTCGACGGCAGCGACAACTGCCCGGGCGTTGCCCAACCCCCGACCAGCTGA
- a CDS encoding NupC/NupG family nucleoside CNT transporter — MNQRIRHLSKRLFKALAWLTFLFCGFLIVTGTIIGMTGESAAQQDEGARPAQQVAGQVVENATTATQQTAEEQRARAAQADETERLAMELVARETSNVASGVGAQISERATSMTEATAAAKRKAALEGSSDTGFLNRAVSLFGIVALLGVAFLLSTNRRRIDWKLVGWGVGLQLAFALLILKMPGGEMVFQGATTAVAKLLEFTNHGSEFIFESFVTGNWEPALINFAFAVLPTIIFFSSLMTILYHLGVMQKIVYWMAKAMQKVMNTSGAETLSATANIFVGQTEAPLVVKPYVDKMTRSELMVVMTGGFATVAGGVMAIYVGMLQSTFPDIAGHLMAASVMSAPAALVVAKIMYPEVGQPETSGNLEMHDEKVDANLLDAASRGAAEGLKLALNVGAMLLAFLALIALIDYLLSLPSLLWNKGGLEDLVAYYQANGMSVPAGCALEGIKDDAVLGCIETMSATQGAPEVSTLPMIQLKTIFGYLFWPFAWIMGVPTEDCFLIAQLLGEKMVVNELVAYGSLSGMLADPNVQLSGRSVIIATYALCGFANFGSIGIQLGGIGGIAPGRKKDLAQIALRAMIGGTLAAFMTATVAGVLV; from the coding sequence ATGAATCAGCGGATTAGGCATCTCTCCAAGCGTCTCTTCAAGGCGTTGGCTTGGCTGACCTTTTTGTTTTGCGGCTTCCTCATCGTCACCGGCACCATCATCGGCATGACCGGTGAGAGCGCGGCCCAGCAAGACGAGGGCGCGCGTCCGGCGCAGCAGGTGGCCGGCCAGGTCGTCGAGAACGCGACCACGGCGACCCAGCAGACCGCCGAGGAGCAGCGTGCGCGTGCGGCGCAGGCCGACGAGACCGAGCGTTTGGCGATGGAGCTCGTCGCCCGCGAGACCTCCAACGTCGCCAGCGGCGTGGGCGCGCAGATCAGCGAACGCGCCACCTCGATGACCGAGGCGACCGCCGCCGCCAAGCGCAAGGCCGCCCTCGAGGGCAGCAGCGACACCGGGTTTTTGAACCGCGCGGTCAGCCTCTTTGGCATCGTGGCGCTCCTGGGCGTGGCCTTTTTGCTGTCGACCAACCGCAGGCGCATCGACTGGAAGTTGGTGGGCTGGGGCGTGGGCCTGCAGCTCGCCTTCGCGCTGCTTATCCTGAAGATGCCCGGCGGCGAGATGGTCTTCCAGGGGGCGACGACCGCGGTCGCCAAACTCCTCGAGTTCACCAACCACGGCTCGGAGTTCATCTTCGAGAGCTTCGTGACCGGCAACTGGGAGCCGGCGCTCATCAACTTCGCGTTCGCCGTGCTGCCCACGATCATCTTCTTTAGCTCGCTGATGACGATCCTGTACCACCTGGGCGTCATGCAAAAGATCGTCTACTGGATGGCCAAGGCCATGCAGAAGGTGATGAACACCTCCGGCGCCGAGACCCTGTCGGCCACCGCCAACATCTTTGTGGGCCAGACCGAGGCCCCGCTGGTGGTCAAGCCGTACGTCGACAAGATGACCCGTTCGGAGCTCATGGTCGTGATGACCGGCGGCTTCGCCACGGTCGCCGGCGGCGTCATGGCCATCTATGTGGGCATGCTTCAGTCGACCTTCCCCGACATCGCCGGCCACCTGATGGCCGCCAGCGTCATGAGCGCGCCGGCCGCGCTCGTGGTCGCCAAGATCATGTACCCCGAGGTGGGCCAGCCCGAGACGAGCGGCAACCTCGAGATGCACGACGAGAAGGTCGACGCCAACCTGCTCGACGCCGCCAGCCGCGGCGCCGCCGAGGGCCTCAAACTCGCCCTCAACGTCGGCGCCATGCTCCTGGCCTTCTTGGCGCTCATCGCGCTGATTGACTACTTGCTCAGCCTGCCGAGCTTGCTGTGGAACAAGGGCGGGCTCGAAGACCTCGTCGCCTACTACCAGGCCAACGGCATGAGCGTGCCCGCCGGCTGCGCCCTCGAAGGCATCAAAGACGATGCCGTGCTCGGCTGCATCGAGACGATGTCGGCCACGCAGGGAGCCCCCGAGGTGAGCACGCTGCCGATGATCCAGCTCAAAACGATCTTCGGCTACCTGTTCTGGCCCTTCGCCTGGATCATGGGCGTCCCCACCGAAGACTGCTTTTTGATCGCACAGCTCCTCGGCGAGAAGATGGTCGTCAACGAGCTCGTCGCCTACGGAAGTCTGTCGGGCATGCTCGCCGACCCCAACGTCCAGCTCAGCGGCCGCTCGGTCATTATCGCCACCTACGCCCTGTGCGGATTTGCGAACTTCGGTTCCATCGGCATCCAGCTCGGCGGCATCGGCGGGATCGCGCCGGGGCGTAAGAAGGACCTGGCCCAGATCGCGCTGCGCGCGATGATCGGCGGGACGCTGGCGGCGTTTATGACGGCGACGGTGGCTGGGGTGTTGGTGTGA
- a CDS encoding thrombospondin type 3 repeat-containing protein produces MTAAACGDDTTRGDGAGLGEACETSADCADGMTCVDGACAADTDGDGALDPVDNCPDVANPDQG; encoded by the coding sequence ATGACGGCCGCCGCCTGTGGCGACGACACCACTCGTGGAGACGGTGCCGGCCTGGGCGAGGCGTGCGAGACGAGCGCGGATTGCGCCGACGGCATGACCTGCGTCGACGGGGCGTGCGCCGCCGATACCGACGGCGACGGCGCGCTCGACCCGGTCGACAATTGCCCGGACGTGGCCAACCCCGACCAGGGCTGA
- a CDS encoding FG-GAP repeat domain-containing protein gives MLRAASGDGSGLLWSVGFNELNALSSISSTYTAGGSPDLEKLGVAPAGSVAVGDIDNDGQVEIIAGLWHDQNATGGLVAIDNDGTPLWTTSATDSSGVEIPHQFTFWWGGPSIANIDGLGTPEIVAGAMVFDANGDLLYDGTSIGGLTGYPGQGINWANGTPATYGGTLSAVADLDAVRDSSTNLYTMEVVTGTTAYTHDGQVFWEADPTLPDGFPALADFDGDYNPEVVVAANGTVRIQDGLTGEVVWGPVSVEGYSGASYGGRLGPPTIADFDGDGTDSNPDLEIGIASSNQYVAIDVDASTFSSTNPPVPSFAATKMWAMPTLDESSSMTGSSLFDFQGDGSAEVVYNGEQYLWVFDGATGQELFKQPNSSFTAFENPVIADVDNDGNAEILVGSNNFECGDKLACLGQNTAGIKVFGDAADNWVATRRIWNQHTYHITNVDEDGAIPDQELDNWYVSNTYRLNELTTIDPQAAPDVIGEDPQVAGEACSLSLQVWVTNAGAVRVGSGLPVSFYAVDSNGNRTFLVEARTQLPLEPGESERVDVQVNLPGAGVWDIEAVVDDANGTGTSTENECDESNNTLAVVTDRSCSN, from the coding sequence GTGCTGCGCGCGGCCTCGGGCGATGGCTCGGGCCTGCTGTGGAGCGTGGGCTTCAACGAGCTCAACGCGCTGTCGAGCATCTCGTCGACCTACACCGCCGGCGGCTCGCCCGACCTCGAGAAGCTCGGTGTGGCCCCGGCCGGCAGCGTGGCCGTGGGTGATATCGACAACGACGGCCAAGTCGAGATCATCGCCGGCCTGTGGCACGACCAGAACGCCACCGGCGGCCTCGTCGCCATCGACAACGACGGCACCCCGCTGTGGACCACCAGCGCCACCGACTCGAGCGGCGTGGAGATCCCGCACCAGTTCACCTTCTGGTGGGGCGGCCCCTCCATCGCCAATATCGACGGCCTGGGCACTCCCGAGATCGTCGCCGGCGCGATGGTCTTCGACGCCAACGGCGACCTTCTGTACGACGGCACCAGCATCGGTGGGCTGACCGGCTACCCCGGCCAGGGCATCAACTGGGCCAACGGCACCCCCGCGACCTACGGCGGCACGCTCAGCGCGGTGGCCGACCTCGACGCGGTGCGCGACTCGTCGACGAACCTCTACACCATGGAGGTCGTCACCGGCACCACCGCCTACACTCACGACGGCCAAGTCTTCTGGGAGGCCGACCCGACGCTTCCCGACGGCTTCCCGGCGCTGGCCGACTTCGACGGTGACTACAACCCCGAGGTGGTCGTGGCCGCCAACGGCACCGTGCGCATCCAGGACGGCCTGACCGGCGAAGTGGTCTGGGGCCCGGTGAGCGTCGAGGGCTACAGCGGCGCCTCGTACGGCGGCCGACTCGGCCCGCCCACCATCGCCGACTTCGACGGTGACGGCACCGACAGCAACCCCGACCTCGAGATCGGCATCGCCAGCAGCAACCAGTACGTGGCCATCGACGTCGACGCGAGCACCTTCAGCAGCACCAACCCGCCGGTGCCCAGCTTCGCGGCGACCAAGATGTGGGCGATGCCCACCCTCGACGAGTCGAGCAGCATGACCGGCTCGAGCCTGTTCGACTTCCAGGGCGACGGCAGCGCCGAGGTCGTCTACAACGGCGAGCAGTACCTGTGGGTCTTCGACGGCGCCACCGGCCAAGAGCTGTTCAAGCAGCCCAACTCCTCGTTCACCGCCTTCGAGAACCCGGTCATCGCCGACGTCGACAACGACGGCAACGCCGAGATCTTGGTCGGCTCGAACAACTTCGAGTGCGGCGACAAGCTCGCCTGCCTGGGTCAGAACACCGCCGGCATCAAGGTCTTCGGCGACGCCGCCGACAACTGGGTGGCCACGCGCCGTATCTGGAACCAGCACACCTACCACATCACCAACGTCGACGAGGACGGGGCCATCCCCGACCAGGAGCTCGACAACTGGTACGTGTCGAACACCTACCGCCTCAACGAGCTGACCACCATCGACCCGCAGGCCGCCCCCGACGTGATCGGCGAAGATCCGCAGGTCGCCGGCGAAGCCTGCTCTCTCAGCCTGCAGGTCTGGGTGACCAACGCCGGCGCAGTCCGCGTGGGCTCGGGTCTGCCGGTCAGCTTCTACGCCGTCGACTCCAACGGCAACCGCACCTTCTTGGTTGAAGCGCGCACCCAGCTCCCCTTGGAGCCGGGTGAGTCCGAGCGCGTCGACGTGCAGGTCAACCTGCCCGGCGCCGGCGTCTGGGACATCGAGGCGGTGGTCGACGACGCCAACGGCACCGGCACCAGCACCGAGAACGAGTGTGACGAGTCGAATAACACGCTCGCGGTCGTGACCGACCGGAGTTGCTCGAACTGA
- a CDS encoding D-alanine--D-alanine ligase family protein — MRIAFTHNLQKKNTLDQAEFDTAATVEAISAALERLGHEVVPVEVSRRLPELVSCLERIQPDLVFNTAEGFSGRTREALYPMIFEQLELPFTGSDGFVCTTTLDKRLTKLLVASRGVPTPKSLLVEDARTSVPTDFRFPVIIKPNFEGSSKGIIPDSVVHGPDRLAQRVAETLVQYPDGVLVEEFIVGTDVVVPFLEGVSPRTGGVLPPAQYRVCRPNTSPSGFEVYDYELKHDQSNAVTVEVPAKLPSPVIDRLTDYARRAVEVLGVRDLGRLDFRVTPDDEVFFLEMNALPSLEPEASIYASASLVGLRDIDAVLAAVVRSACARQGLDSGARPPALRRHRSPRRHDATRVGLIYNLKRTSLDADGHNDAEAEFDSAHTIAALIEAIGSWGHEVVPLEATPALPAELAEADIDVAFNIAEGYGGRSRESAVPALLDLHGIPYTGSDATAMALTLDKAVAKRLVSQAGIATPGFVVLRRVDEMNLGPLDFPVIVKPVAEGTSKGIGQASVCTTPRQVRERAAEIIERYPDGALVEEYLSGREFTVGVLEDEHLQALPPMEVRFHDADGFHVYSYAHKIDADGSVSFEVPAQVEPALAAWLERTAKAAFEVLGCRDFARIDLRLDDSGEPHFIECNPLPGLAPGWSDLCVIAQAAGLSYRELIQKILAPAMRRLDKERMAQPQPLPGQTSWKTEARNAAD, encoded by the coding sequence GTGAGAATCGCGTTTACGCACAACCTGCAGAAGAAGAACACGCTCGACCAGGCGGAGTTTGACACCGCCGCCACCGTCGAGGCCATCAGCGCCGCGCTCGAGCGACTCGGACACGAGGTCGTGCCCGTCGAGGTCAGTCGGCGGCTGCCCGAACTCGTGTCCTGCCTCGAGCGCATCCAACCCGACTTGGTCTTCAACACCGCCGAGGGATTTTCGGGGCGCACCCGTGAAGCGCTCTACCCGATGATCTTCGAGCAACTGGAGTTGCCCTTTACCGGCTCGGACGGCTTTGTCTGCACGACGACGCTCGACAAGCGGCTGACCAAGCTGCTGGTCGCCTCGCGCGGGGTGCCCACCCCCAAGTCGTTGCTCGTCGAAGACGCGCGCACGTCAGTGCCGACCGACTTTCGCTTCCCGGTGATCATCAAGCCGAACTTCGAAGGAAGTTCCAAGGGGATCATACCCGACTCGGTGGTTCACGGCCCCGACCGGCTCGCCCAACGCGTCGCCGAGACGCTCGTGCAGTATCCCGACGGCGTGCTCGTCGAGGAGTTCATCGTGGGCACCGACGTCGTGGTGCCCTTCTTGGAGGGAGTTTCGCCGCGCACTGGCGGCGTCTTGCCGCCGGCGCAGTACCGTGTCTGCCGGCCAAACACGTCGCCCAGCGGCTTCGAGGTCTACGATTACGAGCTCAAGCACGACCAGAGCAATGCGGTCACCGTCGAGGTGCCCGCCAAGCTCCCCTCGCCCGTCATCGACCGGCTGACCGACTACGCTCGCCGCGCCGTCGAGGTGCTCGGGGTGCGTGATCTGGGCCGACTCGACTTTCGCGTCACCCCGGACGACGAGGTCTTCTTTCTGGAGATGAACGCGCTTCCGAGCCTCGAGCCCGAGGCGAGCATCTACGCCTCGGCTAGCCTCGTCGGCTTGCGCGATATCGACGCGGTGCTCGCCGCGGTGGTGCGCAGCGCGTGCGCACGCCAAGGACTCGACTCCGGGGCGCGTCCACCCGCTCTGCGCCGCCACCGCTCGCCGCGTCGCCACGACGCCACGCGCGTGGGCCTGATCTACAACCTCAAGCGCACCAGCCTCGACGCCGACGGCCACAACGACGCCGAGGCCGAGTTCGACAGCGCCCATACGATCGCAGCGCTCATCGAAGCCATCGGCTCCTGGGGGCACGAGGTCGTGCCTCTCGAGGCGACGCCCGCGCTGCCCGCCGAACTCGCCGAGGCCGACATCGACGTGGCATTCAACATCGCCGAGGGCTACGGCGGGCGGAGTCGCGAGTCGGCCGTGCCCGCTCTGCTCGACCTGCACGGCATCCCCTACACGGGCTCGGACGCCACGGCCATGGCGCTGACCCTCGACAAAGCCGTCGCCAAGCGCCTGGTCAGCCAGGCCGGCATCGCCACGCCCGGCTTTGTGGTGCTCAGGCGTGTCGACGAGATGAACCTGGGCCCGCTCGACTTTCCTGTAATCGTCAAGCCGGTCGCCGAGGGCACCTCCAAGGGCATCGGTCAGGCGAGTGTGTGTACCACCCCACGGCAAGTGCGCGAGCGCGCCGCCGAGATCATTGAACGCTACCCGGACGGGGCGCTGGTCGAAGAGTATCTTAGCGGGCGAGAGTTCACCGTCGGAGTGCTCGAAGACGAGCACCTGCAGGCGCTTCCGCCGATGGAAGTACGATTTCACGACGCGGACGGCTTCCACGTCTACAGCTACGCCCACAAGATCGACGCCGACGGCTCGGTCAGCTTCGAAGTGCCCGCCCAGGTCGAGCCGGCGCTCGCCGCATGGCTCGAGCGCACAGCCAAGGCGGCCTTCGAGGTGCTCGGCTGCCGCGACTTTGCTCGCATCGACCTGCGACTCGATGACAGCGGCGAGCCGCACTTCATCGAATGCAACCCGCTTCCCGGGCTCGCCCCCGGCTGGTCCGATCTGTGTGTCATCGCCCAGGCCGCGGGTCTGTCGTACCGCGAGCTCATCCAGAAGATTCTCGCCCCGGCCATGCGACGCCTCGACAAAGAGCGCATGGCGCAGCCCCAACCGCTGCCCGGCCAGACGTCATGGAAGACGGAAGCTCGAAACGCCGCCGACTGA
- a CDS encoding TadE/TadG family type IV pilus assembly protein: MSALLLWVFVEPTTKAVLAEVIEEPAFRNFMAPELLLHVGLSTCLWFFVYLMGAYIWQAREPATVKLASSQRGTVMTETLIALPVLLMLIFGIAQLTVNNIAGIFTNLATIQAARAAWLWEREPCNSIECNPGERARIQAAAILTPVAPGAQRVGGGALSLAAQQMRATLAGAQHPRLTEDSGLLGFQMVDAVNLSRRKSANFARAVDNQSYSVRTIRKFTFAYHATIVEVSNPSAEEVRVELTYRHYNAFPFVGRLFGDVAEVAGRMGHYANIERSFEMKRLPRPNREAVVAPDHPKLY; this comes from the coding sequence GTGAGCGCCCTTTTGCTGTGGGTCTTCGTCGAGCCGACCACTAAGGCGGTGCTCGCCGAGGTGATTGAAGAGCCGGCCTTTCGCAACTTTATGGCGCCCGAGCTGCTGTTGCACGTCGGACTTTCGACGTGTCTGTGGTTCTTCGTCTACCTGATGGGCGCGTATATCTGGCAGGCCCGCGAGCCGGCCACGGTGAAGCTGGCGAGCAGCCAGCGCGGCACAGTGATGACCGAGACGCTCATCGCACTGCCGGTGTTGCTGATGCTCATCTTCGGCATCGCGCAACTGACCGTGAACAATATCGCCGGGATCTTCACCAACCTGGCGACGATTCAAGCGGCCCGAGCCGCCTGGTTGTGGGAGCGCGAGCCGTGCAACAGCATCGAGTGCAATCCGGGTGAACGTGCGCGCATCCAAGCCGCCGCCATTCTCACCCCGGTCGCCCCCGGCGCGCAGCGTGTCGGGGGCGGCGCGCTATCGCTGGCCGCCCAGCAGATGCGCGCGACGCTCGCCGGTGCGCAGCACCCGAGGCTGACCGAGGACAGCGGACTTCTGGGCTTCCAGATGGTCGACGCGGTCAACTTGAGCAGGCGCAAGAGCGCCAACTTTGCACGCGCCGTCGACAACCAATCGTACAGCGTGCGCACCATCCGCAAGTTTACCTTCGCCTATCACGCCACGATCGTGGAGGTGTCCAACCCGAGCGCCGAAGAGGTGCGCGTGGAGTTGACCTACCGCCACTACAACGCCTTTCCCTTCGTCGGCCGCCTCTTTGGCGACGTCGCCGAGGTGGCCGGACGGATGGGACACTACGCCAATATCGAGCGTTCTTTCGAGATGAAGCGACTGCCGCGGCCCAACCGCGAGGCGGTCGTCGCCCCCGATCACCCGAAACTTTACTGA